A window of Penaeus chinensis breed Huanghai No. 1 chromosome 9, ASM1920278v2, whole genome shotgun sequence genomic DNA:
ATCCAAAAAAGTTTCTTAGTTTCAAGTGACACTTTTCAGGTTGTACAATATGGTTACAGGATGAACAGCGCACAATATCTAATAAACTTAGCCTAGCAAAGCATAAAATGAAATCAAAGGAAGACAGAACATAAATAAGGCCATTCCCTACGTCCTCTGATCTATGGAGTTGCCACCCTAACTTTTTctctaaatcaaaatatatattctgtAGAAGGAAAATGTATCATAATCTACTGTCCtttaaataacataaacaataaaatagtatAACGAATGTTATATTCAGGAACTTGGGCTTTTACAGACAGCAGATAGATAagtttattatcaacataataattatcacaaatattactactgtcattaccaactttatttcaaatatcatttcattatgatgattcatattaaaagaaaaaaagtactatGTCTTAAGCTTTGCTTAAGAAGTGGTACATAAAGCAATGTGAAAAGTAAAAGTATTACTTGaagtgaagacaaaaaaaaaaaaaaaaaagtgaaatggtaTAAATCAAGAATGAAGTTAGTCAAATACTACATCAAGAGAGGCCAATTAGTGGCCTTGGAAAAATGAACAGGCATCGTCCTTTTCCTTTCGTGAAACATCAAATATTACCAACAAAGAAAACTTTGTGAGAGATATATGAGTAACTGGTGAATATTCTTATATAGTATATGCAAaaaggcatatacattatatatatatatatatatatatatatatatatatatatatatatatatatatatgtatatatgtatatatgtatatatgtatatatatatatatatatatatatacatatatatatatatatgtatatatgtatatatgtatatgtatatatgtatatgtatatatatgtatatatgtatatatatatgtatatatatatgtatatgtatatgtatatgtatatgtatatatatatgtatatatgtatatatgtatatatgtatatatgtatatatatatataatacatacatatacatatacatatatatatatacatacatacatatacatatatatatacatatatacatacatatatatatatatatatatatatatatatatatatatatatatatatatgcgcatttatgtatgtatatgcatatgcatatgtatatgtatgtatgtatgtatgtatgtatatatgtatatgtataaatgtataaatgtataaatgtataaatgtatatatgtatataagtatgtatgtatgtatgtatgtatgtatgtatgtatgtatgtgtatatacatatacatatatatatgtgtatatatatattatatatatattatatatatatatatattatatatatatatattatatatatatatattatatatatatatatattttatatatatattatatatattatatatatatatatatatatatatatatatatatatatatatatatatatatatatatatatatattaagtaactacatgtattatctttttttaaacaGATATTCATAATATGAACTGGATACATTTTTACCACTGCAAATCCAACAGAGGACTCTGACACTTCAACAATCTGACTCTCTAAACAAAAAGCAACAAAGTGGCATCAAAATCAAAAACTATTGTGAATCATAAAATGTGAAAATTTCACAGTACAGTagtaacatttatatacataattggagatcataaaacaataagaatTTTTGGTTagaaataaatgtaatgatgaagCAACCATTACtacataatgaaaacaacagtaatCGGTGGATATATACAACTGATTTTTAAGAGAATAAATCAAGTACCTTAAAGTGAGAATAAAGTGATGGCAGCTCGTGCTCACAATGTAACGTATAACTAATATTTGCACCATTACGCCGCAAGACATTATAAAATGCTTTGCACTCCTTCCTGATCCATGGACGCTGATCATCTTGGACCTGTGTGAACAAAAGGGGGTAGTTACTCAATAATCCTGTGACTAATTAATGAAGTGAGAAAACCGTCTGAGCCTCATATTCTATTTCTACTTTAAATACTCTTTCACAATATATTTGGACAATAAATGATAGGTCACGATTTACTATACTCTGTCAAGCATGATAGACAAAATTATATAGCCAACACAACTGATAAAAAGTAAACTGTTCAAGATTTTGGATTACATGGGACAATCCTCAAGTGAATTCTCCAGGCTATTCTGCTACTCTTTAGCAACATTCTGGAAGGAAAGTctgataaattatacatataaattaatgagTTCCTTACCTGATATGGTGAAACATGTATGTGAATAGCAAGATTTGGCAGGGATGCAATGTCTTTCAGTACAGCATGATCTGTGATCCACGTTTTACTGCCACCTGCATGGCCGCCATCAAGCCAGTACATATTACGTACCTATTAAAGAAGAATACAATGAATAGTGTACATAATATGTAGATCCTCATTTCAGCAACATATCCACCTTTAAGATGAATCATTGAAAATATTGCAATATGTCTAGCCTAATATccactcaataataataataataataataataataataataataataataataacaacaataacaataataataatagtaacaataacaataataataacaataaaaagaataacaataataataataatacatgaagaaaagaaaaagaacagttgaagctacatacatacatacatacatacatacatacatacatacatacatacatacatacacacacacacacacacatacacacacacacacacacatatatatatatatatatatatatatatatatatatatatatatataatttttttttttttttttttcaacagctaatcattccactgcaggacataggcctctctcaatttactattgagaggttctatggcagtgtcacccttgcctgattggatgcccttcctaatcaaccgcagtttggtgcgctaacacttattccacggtggtgacttcccctataacacctgcgtttgacttctcaaggcgatatgttgttttttcaggctcgagccaacatatacatataatatagatacacacacacatatatgtatttgtatatatatatgtgtatgtgtatgtgtgtgtgtgttttatcactATGTCAACAAGAAATCAtagaaaagggtggaaatgaggccgcctaaaaaaaaaggaagtagctaataacaaacacacaaactcactgaACACCCTTCATCAGTGAAAGATACATCACTGAAGCAATAACAGACACTGAGACAAACTCAGCAGCTGGATCTGAAGGATAAAGATCAGACACTGAGACAAACTCAGCAGCTGGATCTGAAGGATAAAGATCAGGCAGTATGAAGAAATCAtagaaaagggtggaaatgaggccgcctaaaaaaaaaggaagtagctaataacaaacacacaaacacactgaacaCCCTTCATCAGTGAAAGATACATCACTGAAGCAATAACAGACACTGAGACAAACTCAGCAGCTGGATCTGAAGGATAAAGATCAGGCCAAAACCTACAAACTATTAACACTAGCATCCCTGTATCATAAAATACTGGAGAGGGCAGTATGAAAAATAATTTGTCCAGTTTGTGGAAGAAGAATTCAAGTTAAACCCTAGACAGCAGGGCTTTCAAAGAGTAGATCTTGTTTAGCACAACTGAACCACTGTGAACACATACTATGAGACCTAACTGTGAATAAAGAAGTTGCTAAATATACATACGCTTTGCAAAAGCTTTTAATAAGGTTGACTCCATAAGATAAAAGACATGGGagttggaggaaaagaagaaatatggatACATGATTTTCTCACAGTCAAAAGGTAAATGCTAATGGATATTTCATCTAATAAATCAAATATTTGAAGTGGAGTGTCACAATGCTTATGACTGGGGACATTTATAAAGATATTAAACTCTCCAGATTAACATCTTTTGCTGATAATTCAAGGATAAGTGGACAATTAATTTaatagatgaagaagacaaacTACAAAAGAATTTACATGTCATATGTAAATGAGCAAGTGAAAGCAATATGAATTTTAAGGCTGATAAATTTGAAATCATAAGATATGGTCTAACTGGAAGACCATGATCATGCTCAgctgaaggaagagagataaaagaagagagggaaaaaaagtaaaagcccTAGGCCTGTTTATGAGTAATGGAATGAACTTCAGTCATTGCACTGAGCAGGTAGTCAACAAAGGAAAagtaatggatggatggatggatgatgaggATTTTTCAGAGAAAAGTTCCAAATCATCAATGCCTCTGTGGAAAACACTAGTGATTTCAAGATTGGAATATCAGTAACTACCAAGTATAGAATCCAAGTCTTACAAAAGATATATCACGGGAACAAGTTCAAAGAACCTTCACCTGAAAATTAAACATAGTAGATCTTAATTATTAggacaaagtaaaataaaaagagccattatatgtaaaataaaaagagatgttatatcatatatgtgccaAAATCATTGAAAACTTAACACcaaagagaggtagaagaggggtgggggattaAAGCATAACATTCCCCAGGACATTCTAGGATAACTGTTCAAACACCCCAACTCACAAACGTTTTTTATTTAATGGGCTAAGACAGGTTCATGGTGTGCTGAAAACTATTATAAAACACAACTCAATGTTTCAAAGAAAACTAGACATCAAGTTTAAGAACCACCCACAAGTAGTGAAAGATTTACGGCTGAATCAACTTTAATCCCTCAGCAAGTTTAGTTTTTAGTGGCTGAAAAAAGATGAGCAGTCCCCTAGGATGGCACTTGCATCAGCTACTAATTGGGCTCTCATTTAAACTTCTACCAAGTAACCAAATACCAATGAATATGATATTTACAAACTCATTACAAAGAAAGTTATCTGAAGCAATTTTCTTACTGTTGGAATGCAAATTTAAAAAATCAGGGTTATACTGTTAaaagttattttgttttgtagcTTCTAAAACCTAGAAATTTAAAAATACAGGTACAATTCTTCTCGGggattcatgcatgtatgtgctaTAAACCATGGTTACCCCTATTTTATAATGGCTGATTGACTGGCTCACAGCTGGGCTTGTAAACCATCATCTAGGCAATTGGGAAATGGCCTCATTAGGGTGATCAGGGTCACCTAGAGTCAGGGATTATCTGAAGCAATTTTCTTACTGTTGGAATGCAAATTTAAAAAATCAGGGTTATACTGTTAaaagttattttgttttgtagcTTCTAAAACCTAGAAATTTAAAAATACAGGTACAATTCTTCTCGGggattcatgcatgtatgtgctaTAAACCATGGTTACCCCTATTTTATAATGGCTTCAAAACAGTATAAGTACATGACAAGAAGTCTTTGATATTCCTGCCATAGTACTAAAATGTCTTAGAAATACAATGAAAGCTGATATGTATCCAAATTATAATTCATCtcagtctcattattatcatatatagtatTATTCTTCCTTTCAAGATTATAGTTCAAGAAAGAGCAATAATGttttaggaaaagaaaagaaaagaaaaagaaaaaaaaaaaatcttgatataGCTCCCTATATTAGCTGATGTTATTTTCTGGCTGTTTATCTATGTTTACCTCTGCTTTATATGCCTACAGGTTGGCTTCACTTTTAATCTTTCTTCGAAATGTTTAATATCAACCCATCATCactgggaaaatgttgtgctcaccGTATCATTGTTTCATGAAATGTCTCattacataaatggctctgcagtgcttagccacaagagtcaattagtagaccttgtgacctcacctgattttacctttccttaagctgcaggatttttgtttttcctaatAATGCTATCAGTGCTGTTatcttattattgacattataattattatattgtattaacattagtaatagcaatataagatacgagaaaatatttttgaaaatcaaggaaaagggtaaacatttgAGACAGGTAGTAgttgtaattggctcactggtgacttagtacttgtggagctttctatttgtaaaaacaattaaaaaattaaaCCCACAGCATGAACGTACAAGTCATCTTCTGTGGCATCAAGTTAATTTATAGAGACCACTACAACCTTCTGTCCGGTCACTAGCTGGGAGATTTAGGCCAAGCGATCAGTGTATCAGTCTGTTTCTTTTGCCACAGATATTTctgtcattagtactattataattactacattCTGAGTGATATTTTGAGTGGCTACACAATTTGTAGAGAAACTCATTTTGTCTGATAATAATGTATCTGTTCTTAAAAGGTATATATGTTATAGCTCAAACTGACAGATGTGTCTTCCTCAGTTAACTTTTCATGACAAACAATTTTCAGTTAAAAATTTTGGTAACACTGGGGTGCATTAGTGTATGCTGCTCCACACCTGGGTGATTGACTGGCTCACAGCTGGGCTTGTAAACCATCATCTAGGCAATTGGGAAATGGCCTCATTAGGGTGATCAGGGTCACCTAGAGTCAGGGATTTTTTGCTATAATGTGATAGTACGTCACTCCTTGTGAATGGgtcaataaacacaaacacatgcatagacacacagaaTAGCTAGCCTAAATGAATAGTGTAACTACTGCAtacttttatgtacatatatatatatatatatatatatctttacttagGTCTATTGtactagaaaaaaaattatagaagGACAAAGATTAAACAACATTTAGGAAAATTATGAGATGtatctaatattaataatcacattATCATAAGCTAAATCCCAGTATCATCTTCCTGGTTCAGAAACAATTTGAAAATACTGAAAATTACTCATACCTAATTTCCAGCTTTACTTATGGTGTTCCATATACACCATGGTTGATTAATTTTAATTGTAATTAAAGATTATACATGAACGAACTATATTGTGACTTGACTCGTCAGGATGATCTAATAGGTGGCAATTTTTATCATAAAATCTTACCTTACTCATAAACTTCCTGAGGCTATCAGCAGCCATATCCTCCACAACAGACAGAAGGTGGAATTCTATAATCAACTGGTTCAGCACAACACAGCCTTTACTGAAGCCGATCAGCGTTATTTCTTCGTATTCAAGAACATCAGTCTTTGTTTCTGAATCACATGCTTTTTCTGCCTTGTCAACAGGGAGAGGCTCCTCACTTTCAGATGCTGGTTTCACTGCAGTTTCATCCGTGTTTTGTGGATTTACATCTTCACAACTCTCTAATTTTCCTGAACATGTTTCttggtaatggtgatgagaaGACAAAAGCTTTTCTGCTTTTATGGATGCAACTTTTTTTAGACCCTCTGTTATAAGACCAGCAAGGTGCTTTGTGGCCATCACCCCCGGGTTGTGAGTTGGAGCACCTACACTGTTGCTTTCCACAAAGTTGTCATAACAGCTGAAGGTTTTTCTCTCCATCCTGAAAAAAGTATTTCATGGAAAATGATGCAAAACCTGGAGAAAAATAAGGGGAATTCTGATAGAGAAatcaaaatcataaacaaaaagaggaaattgGAAAAAGTTGGTAGGATTATGTCCAATACCAAGTAAATGgtaaatcaagaagaaaaaacaaataaaaaatatatattataatgctaGGCTACTACCTTACtctaaaaatattttcttatattacagAAAGTGATATCAACAAACCAAAAATATCAATAAGCTAAACACTATTTTGCAATATTTGATTGCAAGAAGCTGTCAAGTAAAAATGGAgtgaatgaggaaaggagagggagagggagagggagagggagagggagagggagagggagagggagagggagagggagaaggaaaaggagaggaagagagagacagaagagggagtAAAGGTTGGAGTGGGggttggagtgggagtgggagtgggagtgggagtgggagtggaaaggtgatagaggtaaggagggaataggaggatgagattggggaaggggaaggaaaggaagaagagagagggagggagggaaaaaagggagatagagaagaagggagagaagaagggagggagggaagcaagaagAGAGGGTTGGTGGGAAGGATAAagcaaggaagggaaggtgagaagaaaggtgagcaagagagaagcagggaagaagggagggaggggaagagggagagaaaaacttCCAAGTATGGCATTTATATTGGTTTTATAGTAAACTTTACAGACACATACTAATGCCCACTTACCTACTTGGTTTGACAATAAACACATGATGTGATGGGAACTTTTCAGCCATAAGGGATGCAGTATTGGTGAGACTCCATTTCACATAATGCCCATGGTCTCGATGGGCTGTCATAACCTCAGGGTAGTCCTGACAAAAATAGCTTCGAGCTAAAACATTTCTACTGAAAATGTAGGGCCGCACAGAGGCAGCACAGAACAGTGAATGTGTTAAAAATAGAACACTTCTTCATGATGAGTTATCCAACAACCCCTCTTTAAATAATCTATATCTTGTCATTTCTTACGGTATCATAAAATAAAACACTGATAAGCAATACCTGGACATCACCACCAAAAAATACAAGGACTGGTGGAGGAGTCTTCCCTATGCTTTGGCAAGGTGGAGCATATATTAGCTCATTGGTCTGCCCTTCTGGTGTTGTAATAGGTCCCAGACGTTCTATTGTATTCCTCATGTTGCCATTAGCTTCATGTAAGCCTGCTATCCTGAAATAATAGACTTGGTAAATAATATGAATTAATACTTAGTTCCTGTTGACAAATGAcaccttaatgatgatgataataataataataataataataataataataataataataataaaataaaaaataataatagataataaataataataatttaaaaaattatatatatatatacttatatacatacatacatacatacatacatacatatatatgtatatatatgtatatatatatatatatatatatgtatatgtgtatatatatatatatatatatatatatatatatatatatatatatatatatatatatatatatatatatacatacacacacacacaaacacacacacatacacacacacacacacacacacacacatatatatatatatatatatatatatatatatatatataaagattgatatagatgtatagatatatacagacatgagcacatgcacacacacacacacacacacacacacacacacacacacacacacacacacacacacacacacacacacacacacacacacacacatgcatggaccCATGCATCTgcgcatgtgcacacacgcacgcacgcacgcacgcacgcacgcacgtacgcacacacagatagatatatgtagatagatataaatagatatgtatagatagctcTATATGTGtacccatacacatatgcacaagcacatgaatacactcaaacacacacacacacatttgtgtatgtgtgtgtgtgagatatagcctatatttgtcaatatttgtacatatatgtatatatttccatatatttgtatatatatgtatataagtttatatatatgtgtgtatgtgtgtgtttgtgtgtgtgtgtgtgtgtgtgtgtgtgtgtgtgtgtgtgtgtgtgtgtgtgtgtgtgtgtgtgtgtgtgtgtgtgtgtgtgtgtgtgtgtgtgtgtgtacacatgcgcatgcatattatatatgtacacacattatatatatatatatatatatatatattatatatattatatatattatatatatatatatatacatatatatatatatatatatatatatacacatgtatgtatttttatatatatatatatattatatatattatatatataatatatatatacatatatatatacatgtatgtatttttatatatatatatatatatatatatatatgaatttatatatatatgtatatatatatgtatatatacatatatatatatatatatatatatatatatatatatatatcatatatatatatgtatatatatatatatatcatatatatatatattatatatatatatgtatgtatgtatgtatatatatatatgtgtatgtgtgtatgtgtgtgtgtgtgtgtgtgtgtgtgtgtgtgtgtgtgtgtgtgtgtgtgtgtgtgtgtgtgtgtgtgtgtgtgtgtgtgtatacatattcaaacacatataTTAGTACAATCTCTTTGCCTATGCATtactgataaaatataaaaatgcacaGAAACTAcaggtgaaggaaagaaagaaatcttatatatatgtatatctatctctctgtctatctttttatctatctatgtaatcgCACACTTTCTTATGAGCAATGGAAAGGCTGAAAAATCTTATAAGACTAATCCTGTCAAGGAATTGAATTTTTACTATATCTTCAATCATTTTTGCCAATCGGAATAAATAATGCTTTTTGCCAGTATCTgcagtaaaaaatatattcatagcaCCAGTATGCCTACAGTACTACAGTGACTTGCACAtagtttaatataaatatatgctgtaTAAACAAAGGAGTAAATGTATCAAATCTACATTGACActattcaaattcaaaattcattaacgatttttaatttttttttgtgataatgtAATAAAGATTTTCAGTAATTATTAATTTCTTGACTCCAtaattctcctcccccttcagtATTCTATAttcaaactataatatatatatatatatatatatatataaatatatatatatatatatatatatatatatatatatatatatatatatatatatatatatatatatatataatgctgcaGGCTACTTGTTAATTTTCCTGACTGACTAATCCACTAAAATTATATGACAGAGACTAAGGAAAAGCATTATTAAAGGGGTTCTCTACAAATCGTACAGGCTTACACAGAatttaatattttcaaaataatgaGCATTTCTTGTATTAATTTCAGAACTGATCTGATTAAAGAGATTTTGAGATGTTACTACCAAAAGGTCAGGtcaaaagattattattatgtattttaaaaAATTCTGAAAGGATCTTGGATTTTCCTCAAAATAATATGTTAGAACTGTTACGCACTATATAAGGAAGTCATATCtggagtaaaaataaaatataagggcACAAAACTAAACACATGCTTTATACATTCTCTTTAAACATGGTTCATGTGAGACAATTCTTTGAAAGGAATAAACTTATTTTAGTGAGTTCATTGAATATTTCCTAAACATTTAGGTTACTAATGTCAAGGCAATTAATATATAGTGAatacaaaaatactaaaaataaaatctGAATTATATTATCAAATATCATCCTAGTCctttgtataaacatacacaaataaaatgatTGTATTGTTTTGTGATAATCTATTATAGTTGGAAGTACAATTTGTCAGTTACAAACATTTCATGGCAACAAATATTTCAAGTCTTTAAAGTCTAATTTAAACACATCGCTGGAAAGTATGTTTTTCACACAAGAAAAGAAATCCTTGCAGAAATAATTGGAATTCGAAGACTTGGGTATCAGTAatgcactttgatttcacaattTTTAAGACACTTAAATGCTGAAAGTCATGAACAACTGCTCAGCATCACACACTTTCGTTATCATTCTAATCTAACACCACAGTCTGGAGCCTCAATATAAGCGTCATCATCCTTACAGGCCAGAAAcccaaacaataataacacagcACAAAACATCTCTGCAAAACACAAAGCTGCAACGATAATCTGGTAAATAAAAATCTCTTATAACCTGTCCATTCTACACAATGACAAGCCACCCTGTATGATTTTCCTAAAGAGTGACAGCGTCATACAAAGGAACAAATGTCCTGGAGCTCCCTCACAGTATCACGATCAAGGAACACGCCATGACACACACGAGACGCGCTCTTATCTCTGACGCTCAGCCCTCCCAGGAACAACCTGACGGAGGGCGGAGGAAGGCGTGGGTAGTCGAAGATCTTATTTGACAGAAGTGTCTTTTGTTATTCAAAATATGAAGGTTCTTGTGCTTTTTTTACGATTGATTTCGTCGACATGACTGATatgatttattgtaattattattttatctctcttcctgggAACAACCTGACGAACATACAAAaactcttcttatatatataaaatccacgCTCTTTTCAAGGGGCGGAGAGTGGAGAAATTGCATATATCGGAGATAACTGTTACTTATCTTCTACTAGGATATATTGATGTTATCACTGATAATAGTGTAGATTCAAAAATTAATTGATGATGGTGAATGACCGTATCTATAGATTCGGATATGTATGCTCATTTATGGCTACAGCACTGGTGGATCTAGGAAATTTAACCTGAGCAGCAAAAGGTCAGAGTTATTGATAGGAGGGCATGggggaaatataaagagaacTTAAAGCTACGTATATCAAGAAATTATAAGAAAGGCTACATGCACCAAAGCTAATTCgcctgatatatattatataaatatatatacatatatatattatatatatacaaatatatataaatatataaatatatatatatgtatatatatatatatatatatatatatatatatatata
This region includes:
- the LOC125029299 gene encoding mitochondrial protein C2orf69 homolog isoform X6, producing MSRNVLARSYFCQDYPEVMTAHRDHGHYVKWSLTNTASLMAEKFPSHHVFIVKPSRMERKTFSCYDNFVESNSVGAPTHNPGVMATKHLAGLITEGLKKVASIKAEKLLSSHHHYQETCSGKLESCEDVNPQNTDETAVKPASESEEPLPVDKAEKACDSETKTDVLEYEEITLIGFSKGCVVLNQLIIEFHLLSVVEDMAADSLRKFMSKVRNMYWLDGGHAGGSKTWITDHAVLKDIASLPNLAIHIHVSPYQVQDDQRPWIRKECKAFYNVLRRNGANISYTLHCEHELPSLYSHFKVLDLFS
- the LOC125029299 gene encoding mitochondrial protein C2orf69-like isoform X4 yields the protein MRNTIERLGPITTPEGQTNELIYAPPCQSIGKTPPPVLVFFGGDVQDYPEVMTAHRDHGHYVKWSLTNTASLMAEKFPSHHVFIVKPSRMERKTFSCYDNFVESNSVGAPTHNPGVMATKHLAGLITEGLKKVASIKAEKLLSSHHHYQETCSGKLESCEDVNPQNTDETAVKPASESEEPLPVDKAEKACDSETKTDVLEYEEITLIGFSKGCVVLNQLIIEFHLLSVVEDMAADSLRKFMSKVRNMYWLDGGHAGGSKTWITDHAVLKDIASLPNLAIHIHVSPYQVQDDQRPWIRKECKAFYNVLRRNGANISYTLHCEHELPSLYSHFKVLDLFS
- the LOC125029299 gene encoding mitochondrial protein C2orf69 homolog isoform X1, whose product is MTLSLFRKIIQGGLSLCRMDRIAGLHEANGNMRNTIERLGPITTPEGQTNELIYAPPCQSIGKTPPPVLVFFGGDVQDYPEVMTAHRDHGHYVKWSLTNTASLMAEKFPSHHVFIVKPSRMERKTFSCYDNFVESNSVGAPTHNPGVMATKHLAGLITEGLKKVASIKAEKLLSSHHHYQETCSGKLESCEDVNPQNTDETAVKPASESEEPLPVDKAEKACDSETKTDVLEYEEITLIGFSKGCVVLNQLIIEFHLLSVVEDMAADSLRKFMSKVRNMYWLDGGHAGGSKTWITDHAVLKDIASLPNLAIHIHVSPYQVQDDQRPWIRKECKAFYNVLRRNGANISYTLHCEHELPSLYSHFKVLDLFS
- the LOC125029299 gene encoding mitochondrial protein C2orf69-like isoform X3, which produces MIAGLHEANGNMRNTIERLGPITTPEGQTNELIYAPPCQSIGKTPPPVLVFFGGDVQDYPEVMTAHRDHGHYVKWSLTNTASLMAEKFPSHHVFIVKPSRMERKTFSCYDNFVESNSVGAPTHNPGVMATKHLAGLITEGLKKVASIKAEKLLSSHHHYQETCSGKLESCEDVNPQNTDETAVKPASESEEPLPVDKAEKACDSETKTDVLEYEEITLIGFSKGCVVLNQLIIEFHLLSVVEDMAADSLRKFMSKVRNMYWLDGGHAGGSKTWITDHAVLKDIASLPNLAIHIHVSPYQVQDDQRPWIRKECKAFYNVLRRNGANISYTLHCEHELPSLYSHFKVLDLFS
- the LOC125029299 gene encoding mitochondrial protein C2orf69 homolog isoform X5: MSSRNVLARSYFCQDYPEVMTAHRDHGHYVKWSLTNTASLMAEKFPSHHVFIVKPSRMERKTFSCYDNFVESNSVGAPTHNPGVMATKHLAGLITEGLKKVASIKAEKLLSSHHHYQETCSGKLESCEDVNPQNTDETAVKPASESEEPLPVDKAEKACDSETKTDVLEYEEITLIGFSKGCVVLNQLIIEFHLLSVVEDMAADSLRKFMSKVRNMYWLDGGHAGGSKTWITDHAVLKDIASLPNLAIHIHVSPYQVQDDQRPWIRKECKAFYNVLRRNGANISYTLHCEHELPSLYSHFKVLDLFS
- the LOC125029299 gene encoding mitochondrial protein C2orf69-like isoform X2 → MACSLIVILIAGLHEANGNMRNTIERLGPITTPEGQTNELIYAPPCQSIGKTPPPVLVFFGGDVQDYPEVMTAHRDHGHYVKWSLTNTASLMAEKFPSHHVFIVKPSRMERKTFSCYDNFVESNSVGAPTHNPGVMATKHLAGLITEGLKKVASIKAEKLLSSHHHYQETCSGKLESCEDVNPQNTDETAVKPASESEEPLPVDKAEKACDSETKTDVLEYEEITLIGFSKGCVVLNQLIIEFHLLSVVEDMAADSLRKFMSKVRNMYWLDGGHAGGSKTWITDHAVLKDIASLPNLAIHIHVSPYQVQDDQRPWIRKECKAFYNVLRRNGANISYTLHCEHELPSLYSHFKVLDLFS